In Pseudomonadaceae bacterium SI-3, the sequence CGAGCGTGCCTGCTCTGGTAGCGACCGGAATGCCGCGCCGAACGGCACAGGACACCTTAGCGGCCCTTGCCGATCTGGACATTGATTGCCGCTTCACTCAGGACGACGGCGAGCGGCATAACGCCGGCCATTACCAGATCCATGACTGGGGCGCGATTGACCCGCTATGGATCGAACGCAACCTGGCGCAGATCAAATCCGTTCTCGGCTATCCGTGACTGCCCGCGGAATACTTACATTCTCTAATACCGCTCAGTGGACCCGGCAGGTCGAGCGGGTGCGTACTCATGCTACCCGCGTGCTCGCAAATCCCCTTTAACCATCAGTAGCGTGGTCGTTCGCCAGGCGTGCCGCTAAGCTGTGGACCTCTTCGCCTGCACGGTTAGTCGTCAATGTCTCAACGCCCCGCCCTGTTCCCGGTTCTGCTCGCTGGTGCCGCCTTGCTGCTGGTTGTCCATGGACTGGGACGTTTTGTCTACACGCCACTTCTTCCGTGGCTGGTAGAGGACGGCTTACTGACCGTACAACAGGGCGCTAGTATCGCCACCTGGAACTACTTGGGTTATTTGGTCGGCGCGCTACTCGCCCTGCGCTGGCATCAGGTCACGCAGATACGTCGCAGCCTGCCGTGGGCACTGGTGCTGCACATCGTGACAACGCTGGCGCAGACCCAGGCCGAATCGGTGGAAGCCCTTTCGACGCTGCGCCTGCTCAATGGCATCAGCAACGGCCTGGTCTTTGTCCAGGCACCCTCGTTGATTCTGGAATGGTTGGCGCGTCATCGTCGCGTGTCGTCCAGCGGCCTCGTCTATCTCGGCGTCTGCGTGGGGCTGATCCTGTCCAGCTTCATGGTTAGCCTGAGCAACGGTGTACTGCAGGGCGCCGACCGCTGGTGGCCCGCGGCACTGCTCTCTATCCCCCTAGCCTGGTGGGGCTGGCGTCAGTTGGCGAACCTCGACATGCCGCCGGACGAGGCGCCCACGGAAACGACACAGGCTCCAAGCGGACGCCTGCTGGATCGTGCCAGCACTCCCCTGTTTCTCTCGTATGCCGGCGCCGGCATGGGCTATATCTTGCCGATGACCTTTCTACCCATGGTTGCCCGGCTGCAGGTTGAACCAGGCGACTTGCTGGTGGAAAGCAGCTGGTTGGTGGTGGCAGTGGCCACCCTGCCTTCACCCTGGCTCTGGAATCGCCTCGGCGCTCTGTTCGGCGACACACTGGCACTGCGCTTAAGCTATGTCACGCAACTGGCCGGTGTCCTGGCTGCGCTCTTACTGCCCGGCGCGTGGGGGATTTTGTTATGTGCCGTACTGGTCGGCGGGACCTTTCTTGGCACCGTGTTGCTGACCCAACGCCTGGCACGCGCCCTTCATCCGCACCAGGGACCGCGACTGTCAGCAGCACTGATTGCGCTCTACAGCCTGACCCAGCTGGCCGGCCCCTGGCTCACTGGCGTCTGGCTAGGCATGGGCGGCTCTCTGCACAGCGCCTTCTGGCTCGGTGCCGGCGCGCTGTTGTGGGGGCTGATCTGGATGCTGCTGGTGCCACGTCGAGCCTGAAAGCTGGGACAATACGGTTTTTACCGCTAGCGACAGCCGAACATGACA encodes:
- a CDS encoding MFS transporter codes for the protein MSQRPALFPVLLAGAALLLVVHGLGRFVYTPLLPWLVEDGLLTVQQGASIATWNYLGYLVGALLALRWHQVTQIRRSLPWALVLHIVTTLAQTQAESVEALSTLRLLNGISNGLVFVQAPSLILEWLARHRRVSSSGLVYLGVCVGLILSSFMVSLSNGVLQGADRWWPAALLSIPLAWWGWRQLANLDMPPDEAPTETTQAPSGRLLDRASTPLFLSYAGAGMGYILPMTFLPMVARLQVEPGDLLVESSWLVVAVATLPSPWLWNRLGALFGDTLALRLSYVTQLAGVLAALLLPGAWGILLCAVLVGGTFLGTVLLTQRLARALHPHQGPRLSAALIALYSLTQLAGPWLTGVWLGMGGSLHSAFWLGAGALLWGLIWMLLVPRRA